The Puntigrus tetrazona isolate hp1 chromosome 16, ASM1883169v1, whole genome shotgun sequence genome includes a region encoding these proteins:
- the aste1a gene encoding LOW QUALITY PROTEIN: protein asteroid homolog 1 (The sequence of the model RefSeq protein was modified relative to this genomic sequence to represent the inferred CDS: inserted 1 base in 1 codon), with protein MGVQGLKTFIESSNRNALRSWAFRDTRLIIDGCNLYYTLYFDCDLDQMHGGDYDDFEEVIIMFFENLRECDVQPYVVLDGGADHTDKKWDTLKKRKQEKINAACALSAGKRGKVLPILAKNVFRQVLHKLKVPLIQCIEEADWEIAALAQEWNCPVLSNDSDFFVFKLRAGFLPITQFQWKNVKVNRRTNQKFIQAKHYTVGKFCESFEMNPELFPVFATILGNDYVKLQNIKSLDWEKYSTPDMEHAQIHGLLNWLSQFPKRDAAVSALLKLTHNKEKPLVQEALSKGIQEYKLIPGYLAQCFHSKTIPSIASKGPLQVLPKWTLELLLEGKMCSSIIDALLHKRVSLAIQVEDFQLASSSETSRPIRQVIYGLLLGEQQSAPVKTFTHASKQYVEEYGRQQSTLSSEKVEAIQTRVIEGLQLKRLFKEPCNVRLQVLLDTLGVLSETYTEIQPALQLQLFVTRYWLLNAQPPPSKEHLWGLLLGMVYGQLSSTPQTQRDMLLKLKKLQTGRKVFLEHKTAHLYSQWQSCLKWSLCLNRLLYFPVSEPEVARLYRGKLVHQIVEELWRGITLHSLLVKGSNIERLFKKLKDAVVSLMGEDFIKKMRTGXEHRAAGKTQRDCKSQNLLVDELSNGFELLMFEDNDDGEDDDDLNEKRRKNKAKDHKAEIPDVSYTIRTRHKAKARNADHPSKKHDRRCFE; from the exons ATGGGAGTCCAAGGACTGAAGACCTTCATTGAGAGTAGCAACAGAAATGCTTTAAGAAGCTGGGCTTTTAGAGATACTCGACTAATAATCGATGGATGTAACTTATACTACACCCTGTATTTTGACTGCGATTTGGATCAGATGCACGGAGGAGATTATGATGACTTTGAGGAGGTGATCATCATGTTCTTTGAGAACCTCAGAGAGTGTGACGTTCAACCTTACGTTGTACTTGATGGCGGCGCTGACCACACTGACAAAAAATGGGACACTCTTAAGAAACGAAAACaggagaaaataaatgcagcctgtgCCTTGTCAGCAGGGAAAAGAGGCAAGGTCCTTCCTATTCTCGCCAAAAATGTCTTCAGGCAGGTCCTTCATAAGCTCAAGGTACCGCTCATTCAGTGTATTGAAGAAGCCGATTGGGAAATCGCTGCTTTGGCGCAAGAATGGAATTGTCCAGTTTTGTCCAACGACAGCGACTTCTTTGTATTCAAGCTCAGGGCGGGATTCCTGCCCATCACGCAATTCCAGTGGAAAAACGTGAAAGTGAACAGACGCACAAACCAAAAATTCATCCAAGCCAAACACTACACAGTGGGAAAATTCTGCGAGTCCTTCGAGATGAACCCTGAGCTTTTCCCAGTTTTCGCTACCATCTTGGGTAATGATTATGTGAAGCTGCAAAATATCAAAAGCTTGGACTGGGAGAAATACTCAACGCCTGACATGGAGCATGCCCAAATTCATGGTTTGCTTAACTGGTTATCTCAGTTCCCAAAGCGAGATGCAGCTGTAAGTGCTTTGCTGAAACTAACACACAACAAAGAAAAACCCCTTGTCCAAGAAGCGCTATCCAAGGGAATCCAAGAGTACAAGCTCATCCCTGGCTATCTTGCTCAGTGCTTTCACTCAAAGACGATTCCAAGCATAGCTTCTAAAGGTCCACTGCAAGTTCTGCCTAAATGGACCTTGGAGCTCCTACTTGAGGGAAAGATGTGCTCTTCCATTATCGATGCACTGTTACATAAAAGGGTTTCCTTGGCAATCCAGGTTGAAGATTTCCAACTGGCCAGTAGCAGTGAAACCTCTCGTCCAATACGTCAGGTGATTTATGGGTTACTGTTGGGAGAACAACAGAGTGCACCTGTTAAAACATTCACTCACGCAAGCAAGCAGTATGTAGAGGAATATGGCAGGCAGCAATCAACACTAAGCAGTGAGAAAGTTGAAGCCATACAGACAAGGGTGATTGAAGGACTTCAACTGAAAAGATTATTCAAG GAACCATGCAACGTGCGACTTCAGGTGCTCCTGGACACTTTGGGTGTTTTGTCAGAGACATATACAGAGATTCAACCTGCTCTACAGCTGCAGCTTTTCGTGACACGTTACTGGCTATTGAACGCACAACCTCCGCCGTCCAAGGAGCATCTTTGGGGGCTACTACTGGGAATGGTCTATGGACAGTTAAGCAGTACACCTCAAACTCAAAGAG acaTGCTGTTGAAACTTAAGAAACTACAAACCGGTCGAAAGGTCTTTCTGGAGCATAAAACGGCTCATCTATACAGCCAGTGGCAGTCCTGCCTGAAGTGGAGTCTCTGTCTCAATCGCTTACTGTATTTTCCTGTATCTGAACCAGAGGTTGCACG TTTGTACCGTGGAAAACTGGTGCACCAGATTGTTGAAGAGCTCTGGAGAGGAATCACTCTGCACTCTCTGCTGGTGAAGGGTTCAAACATCGAGCGGCTCTTCAAAAAGCTGAAGGATGCAGTTGTGAGCTTGATGGGAGAAGACTTCATCAAGAAAATGAGAACAG CCGAGCACAGAGCTGCTGGGAAAACACAGAGAGACTGCAAGAGTCAGAATCTGCTCGTAGATGAACTGAGCAATGGCTTCGAACTTCTGATGTTTGAGGATAATGATGACGGTGAAGATGACGATGATCTCAATGAGAAAAGGAGGAAGAATAAAGCAAAGGATCACAAAGCTGAAATTCCTGATGTTTCCTACACCATCCGTACCAGACACAAGGCTAAAGCTCGCAATGCTGATCATCCCTCTAAAAAACACGACAGGAGATGCTTTGAATAG
- the LOC122360859 gene encoding IgGFc-binding protein-like yields the protein MCLSCWKNTQKKIILLREWKTCDLEASAWLNLSSCSINCPENQRVTMMLFHLLFMSLVCSGVSVENYGKYFITAFPENIAYYHPQESSNTLQMTAFYDDTLVSITINHTNVYNDTLQSGQTKIVHFPKYIEQYRFTKSLFLVKVNSTEKIVVLWLSKRGDSVQSNFVQPLRNLGKWYSIPFINYNQMMASLYNMSDQLAPDNWRYNSFRLIVINAEHTVNFITVQSISPDGQKTFNITLKPYELYQIQTNGSNVKLYSSAIMAVLLTHPCVETTGCDCNMVVSHVLPQNLWGDTFVVPSLKNLNTAWLQVTNTTKIRLNGRNIKTQESNSSELIPFPDLKRASQFISASNEVSIRLISPGLVLELIPETMFAACYLVQINSTEGEAVIIAETASKNSVYIDGKVLKSTDWKPIPNSNYSSISVSLNGMHVIWHPTSKIGVYRFEKMESGIPYGSPAIVLNEDPDRDGCVADSAQFITTTDVMTWPQSHHYCLNISYQLSTPSSEMAQKELTSFLQNNGSHGYLWIGLRRSLSTLEWYWQKGNDSEYSVSYTKWADGHPDKPWKALCAAVSQDANKEFSWKSMSCCTKLRPICYKQGKYFNDMTFNTLYDQFSITYPKVCSSCQNS from the exons ATGTGCCTGAGCTgctggaaaaacacacaaaagaagattATTTTGCTCAGAGAGTGGAAGACCTGTGATCTTGAAGCATCGG ctTGGTTGAACCTCAGTAGCTGCTCAATCAACTGTCCTGAGAACCAAAGAGTGACCATGATGCTGTTTCATCTTCTCTTCATGTCATTGGTTTGCTCGG GAGTGTCGGTGGAGAACTATGGAAAATACTTCATCACGGCATTCCCAGAAAACATTGCCTACTATCATCCACAGGAGTCCTCCAACACACTCCAAATGACTGCTTTTTACGACGACACCCTCGTCTCGATCACCATCAACCACACAAACGTGTATAACGATACACTACAATCTGGGCAGACTAAAATTGTGCACTTTCCCAAGTACATCGAGCAATATCGGTTCACAAAATCCCTGTTTTTAGTCAAAGTCAACAGCACTGAAAAGATTGTGGTGCTTTGGCTCAGTAAGCGCGGCGACAGCGTCCAGTCAAACTTCGTTCAACCTCTAAGAAACCTCGGAAAGTGGTATTCGATCCCATTTATCAATTACAATCAGATGATGGCGTCCTTGTACAATATGTCAGATCAGTTAGCTCCGGACAACTGGAGATACAATTCGTTCAGGCTGATCGTCATCAACGCTGAGCACACCGTAAACTTCATCACCGTCCAAAGTATCAGCCCGGAcggtcaaaaaacatttaacattactCTCAAGCCTTACGAACTTTACCAGATCCAAACTAATGGTTCAAACGTAAAACTGTACTCCAGTGCCATCATGGCTGTGCTGTTAACCCACCCTTGTGTAGAAACTACCGGATGTGATTGCAATATGGTGGTGAGCCACGTTCTCCCCCAAAATCTGTGGGGTGACACATTTGTTGTGCCGTCGTTGAAGAACCTGAATACAGCGTGGCTTCAGGTGACTAACACGACAAAAATAAGGCTCAATGGCAGGAATATAAAAACTCAAGAGTCCAATTCTTCAGAGCTTATTCCCTTCCCAGACCTCAAGAGAGCATCTCAGTTCATCAGCGCATCAAATGAGGTGTCCATCAGACTTATCAGTCCAGGCCTCGTCTTAGAACTCATACCAGAAACCATGTTCGCTGCTTGTTACCTGGTTCAGATCAACTCCACAGAAGGCGAGGCTGTTATCATAGCTGAAACAGCCAGTAAGAACAGTGTATATATAGACGGCAAAGTACTAAAATCCACTGACTGGAAACCCATTCCCAATTCAAACTACTCTTCAATATCTGTGTCGCTTAATGGCATGCATGTCATCTGGCATCCAACCTCCAAGATCGGAGTTTACAGGTTTGAGAAGATGGAGAGTGGAATTCCTTACGGAAGCCCGGCTATCGTTTTAAATGAAGACCCAG ATCGCGATGGCTGTGTGGCAGATTCTGCACAATTTATAACCACTACTGATGTGATGACATGGCCCCAGTCCCATCATTACTGCCTAAATATATCTTACCAGCTGAGCACACCAAGCAGCGAAATGGCCCAAAAAGAGTTGACTAGTTTTCTGCAAAACAACGGAAGTCACGGGTATCTCTGGATTGGTCTGCGACGCAGTCTCTCCACATTAGAGTGGTACTGGCAGAAAGGCAATGACAGCGAATACAGCGTGAGCTACACGAAGTGGGCTGATGGGCATCCGGATAAGCCCTGGAAAGCTTTGTGCGCTGCTGTGTCCCAAGACGCCAACAAAGAGTTTTCCTGGAAGAGCATGTCCTGTTGCACTAAGCTGAGGCCCATCTGCTACAAACAGGGCAAATACTTTAATGATATGACCTTTAATACACTGTATGATCAGTTTAGCATTACTTACCCAAAGGTCTGTTCTTCTTGCCAAAATTCCTAA
- the LOC122360262 gene encoding uncharacterized protein LOC122360262 — MRSLTKIRMKIILTFLLITALIDQGQSWNSYGTDFITIFPENIAYYYPLDPVNTLSITALFPNTKVEVFVSDDLTYSDTPPAGKPVTVTLPLGTEQYLLGYTYQTVRVTSTGQIVVQSNSKKGNSVQTKVVQPVKNHGTVYTIPSLNYSQMLNNFYQSARNVSKRYSSFRLIIINGDYRTTNVTVVKQAKNETYTLYAYQAVQIQTDGTETAVCSNHRVAAMLTHPCVEMENCGCNMVLNQLYPNSMLDSSFIVPSIVNTSNFWLHVTSSVKNKVSGWDLELTTVNANSSVLLPLPSLQFESQFIRTSYPASLQLFAPGIVTEPISQYMFSACYLALVSSTDATALIIAETNYRDSVYIDGDLLLSTAWSAIADSVYSSVSVALDDVHVIWHPSTRIAVYVFERKTHVYGGPAIPLSENQDTFGCAIYPSKFEIVVTPQTWPESHQYCMLISDELFSPSNEAAHVEMVNILLNNSMTERLWISVRRSLLTLDWYRQKGNSSHNLYYTQWGTGEPGFAVDGMCVSVFLNPSMDFQWETARCCTLLKSICYTKAHYFPLYFPIPDDLPTVQNIQR; from the exons ATGAG atcaCTGACTAAAATCAGGATGAAAATCATATTGACTTTTCTTCTGATCACGGCACTTATTGACCAAG GTCAGTCATGGAACAGCTATGGAACAGACTTTATTACAATATTCCCAGAAAACATAGCCTACTACTACCCTCTTGATCCAGTCAATACTCTCAGTATCACTGCTCTCTTTCCCAACACCAAGGTGGAAGTCTTCGTCTCAGATGATTTGACGTACTCGGACACACCGCCAGCAGGAAAGCCCGTAACTGTGACCCTGCCACTGGGTACCGAGCAATACCTCCTGGGTTATACTTATCAGACTGTCAGAGTCACCAGCACAGGGCAGATCGTTGTGCAATCAAACAGCAAGAAAGGAAACAGTGTGCAAACTAAAGTTGTTCAGCCTGTGAAAAATCATGGTACGGTGTATACCATCCCCTCGCTGAATTACAGCCAGatgcttaataatttttatCAGTCAGCGAGAAACGTCAGCAAGAGATACAGCTCATTCAggctgattattatcaatggaGATTACAGGACTACAAATGTCACAGTTGTAAAACAGGCTAAAAACGAGACGTACACACTCTATGCATATCAAGCTGTCCAGATCCAGACCGACGGGACAGAAACTGCGGTTTGTTCTAATCATAGAGTGGCTGCGATGCTGACCCATCCTTGTGTAGAAATGGAAAATTGCGGATGCAACATGGTGCTGAACCAACTTTATCCCAACAGTATGCTGGATAGCAGTTTCATCGTGCCCTCGATAGTCAACACCAGCAATTTTTGGCTACATGTGACGTCCTCTGTGAAAAACAAGGTCAGCGGCTGGGATCTAGAGTTGACTACAGTGAATGCCAATTCCTCGGTACTCCTGCCTCTTCCATCTCTGCAGTTTGAGTCCCAGTTCATCAGGACATCTTACCCTGCTTCCCTCCAGCTTTTCGCTCCAGGCATCGTCACTGAACCCATCTCACAATACATGTTCTCCGCGTGCTACCTAGCGCTTGTCAGCTCCACAGATGCCACGGCCTTAATCATAGCAGAGACAAACTACAGGGATAGTGTGTATATAGATGGTGATTTGCTTTTATCTACAGCATGGAGCGCCATCGCTGATTCGGTGTACTCATCGGTGTCAGTGGCTCTTGACGACGTGCACGTCATCTGGCATCCGTCCACGAGAATCGCCGTGTACGTGTTTGAGAGGAAAACGCATGTGTATGGAGGCCCAGCTATACCTTTAAGCGAAAATCAAG ACACTTTTGGCTGTGCAATATATCCTTCTAAGTTTGAAATCGTCGTCACACCTCAAACCTGGCCTGAGTCACATCAGTACTGTATGCTCATAAGTGATGAGCTATTCAGTCCCAGCAATGAAGCGGCTCATGTGGAGATGGTCAACATTCTGCTTAATAACAGTATGACCGAGAGGCTCTGGATCAGCGTCCGTCGCAGTCTGCTGACGTTAGACTGGTACCGGCAGAAGGGTAACAGCTCACACAACTTGTACTACACACAGTGGGGAACCGGGGAGCCAGGATTTGCTGTGGACGGCATGTGTGTTTCAGTTTTCCTAAACCCAAGCATGGATTTCCAATGGGAAACAGCACGCTGCTGTACTCTACTGAAGTCTATCTGCTACACAAAAGCTCATTACTTTCCTCTGTACTTTCCAATCCCAGATGATTTGCCAACTGTTCAAAATATTCAAAGATAG
- the atp2c1 gene encoding calcium-transporting ATPase type 2C member 1: MQKKKDPLLAECQPHCENETMVPVLTWKKASELPVNEVACALQADLQFGLTQEEVTRRRAYHGWNEFDISEDEPLWKKYIYQFKDPLILLLLASAVISVLMRQFDDAVSITVAIIIVVTVAFVQEYRSEKSLEELGKLVPPECHCVREGHLEHLLARELVPGDTVCLSVGERVPADLRLFEAMDLSVDESSLTGETTPCTKTSAPQPAATNGDITSRSNIAFMGTLVRCGKAKGIVIGTGENSEFGEVFKMMQAEEAPKTPLQKSMDLLGKQLSLYSFGIIGVIMMVGWLQGKYIMDMFTIGVSLAVAAIPEGLPIVVTVTLALGVMRMVKKRAIVKKLPIVETLSCCNVICSDKTGTLTKNEMTVTHLFTSDGQHAEVTGVGYNNSGEVLMDGEVVHGFSNTSFSKIVEAGCVCNDAVIRSNTLMGRPTEGALIALAMKMGLEGLQKEFVRLEEIPFSSEQKWMAVRVVHRTQQDKPATFFVKGAYEQVIRFCTSYNSKGVTLPLTHQQRELYQQQKSYMGTAGLRVLAFASGSEMGALTFLGLVGIIDPPRAGVKEAVATLISSGVAVKMITGDSQETAVSIANRLGLYTKGSQSLSGDEVDQMDIQHLSQIVPRIVVFYRASPRHKLKIVKSLQNIGAVVAMTGDGVNDAVALKAADIGVAMGQTGTDVCKEAADMILVDDDFQTIMSAIEEGKGIYNNIKNFVRFQLSTSIAALTLISLATLMNFPNPLNAMQILWINIIMDGPPAQSLGVEPVDRDVIRKPPRNVRDSIITRSLIVKILVSSFIIVCGTLFVFWRELRDNEITPRDTTMTFTCFVFFDMFNALSSRSQTRMVHEMGLCSNRMFCYAVLGSIMGQLLVIYFPPLQKVFQTESLSILDLLFLVGLTSSVCVVSEVIKKLERLRGGEKMADTDDFHDV, translated from the exons TTTAAAGACCCGCTCATCCTGTTGCTGCTGGCATCCGCTGTCATCAGTGTGTTGATGCGTCAGTTTGATGATGCCGTCAGTATCACCGTG GCCATTATTATAGTTGTTACAGTTGCCTTTGTACAG GAATATCGCTCAGAAAAATCCCTGGAGGAGCTGGGGAAACTTGTGCCACCAGAATGCCATTG TGTTCGAGAAGGACATCTGGAGCACCTTCTGGCTCGAGAGCTCGTGCCTGGGGACACCGTCTGTCTGTCAGTCGGAGAGAGAGTCCCAGCTGACCTGCGCCTGTTCGAG GCGATGGATCTGTCAGTTGACGAGTCCAGTTTGACAGGAGAGACCACCCCCTGCACCAAGACCTCTGCCCCTCAGCCGGCCGCCACCAATGGCGATATCACGTCCCGCAGTAATATTGCCTTCATGGGTACGCTTGTGCGCTGTGGGAAGGCCAAG GGCATTGTCATAGGCACTGGAGAAAATTCAGAATTTGGTGAAGTTTTTAAGATGATGCAAGCAGAGGAG GCTCCTAAAACCCCATTACAGAAAAGCATGGATTTGCTGGGAAAACAGCTCTCCCTTTATTCCTTCGGGATAATCG GAGTGATCATGATGGTTGGATGGCTTCAGGGGAAGTACATTATGGACATGTTCACCATAGGTGTTAG TCTTGCTGTGGCAGCTATCCCAGAAGGCCTCCCCATTGTAGTCACAGTGACTTTGGCACTGGGAGTGATGAGGATGGTGAAGAAACGGGCGATTGTTAAGAAACTGCCTATAGTGGAGACGCTGa GCTGCTGTAATGTGATCTGCTCCGATAAGACAGGCACTCttactaaaaatgaaatgacagtCACTCACCTGTTCACCTCTGATGGACAGCATGCTGAG GTCACTGGCGTTGGGTACAACAATTCCGGTGAGGTTTTGATGGATGGAGAGGTGGTGCACGGCTTCTCCAACACCTCCTTCAGCAAGATTGTGGAG GCTGGCTGTGTGTGCAATGATGCAGTAATCAGGAGCAACACTCTGATGGGCCGTCCTACCGAAGGCGCCCTCATCGCTCTGGCTATGAAG ATGGGTTTGGAAGGGCTGCAGAAGGAGTTTGTGCGTTTGGAAGAAATTCCCTTCTCCTCAGAGCAGAAGTGGATGGCTGTCCGTGTCGTCCATCGCACCCAGCAG GATAAGCCTGCCACATTCTTTGTGAAGGGTGCCTATGAGCAGGTCATCCGCTTCTGTACTTCTTACAACAGTAAAGGCGTCACTCTGCCTCTGACCCATCAGCAGAGAGAGCTCTACCAGCAGCAGAAGAGCTACATGGGCACTGCAGGTCTCAGAG TGCTGGCGTTTGCTTCTGGATCTGAGATGGGTGCTCTTACCTTCCTGGGGCTGGTGGGCATCATCGACCCTCCCAGAGCGGGAGTGAAAGAGGCAGTGGCAACGCTGATCAGCTCTGGAGTGGCGGTGAAGATGATTACAGGGGATTCACAAGAGACTGCAGTGTCAATTG CAAATCGACTGGGCCTCTATACCAAGGGTTCTCAGTCTCTGTCTGGAGATGAAGTGGACCAGATGGACATCCAGCATCTCTCTCAGATAGTGCCTAGG ATAGTGGTATTTTACAGAGCCAGCCCTAGACACAAGTTAAAGATAGTTAAG TCCCTGCAGAACATAGGGGCTGTTGTGGCAATGACGGGCGACGGTGTTAATGACGCAGTGGCTCTGAAGGCAGCAGACATTGGTGTGGCAATGGGTCAGACTGGCACTGATGTCTGCAAAGAGGCAGCAGACATGATCCTGGTAGACGACGACTTTCAAACTATCAT GTCTGCTATTGAAGAAGGGAAGGGCATAtacaacaatattaaaaactttgTGCGCTTTCAGCTGAGCAC GAGCATTGCCGCCCTCACCCTCATCTCCCTGGCAACGCTTATGAACTTCCCCAACCCTCTGAATGCCATGCAAATCCTCTGGATCAACATCATTATGGATGGGCCGCCAGCCCAGAG TTTGGGAGTGGAGCCTGTGGATCGAGACGTGATCAGGAAGCCTCCAAGGAATGTTCGAGACAGCATCATCACGCGCAGTCTGATAGTAAAAATCCTAGTCTCGTCCTTCATCATTGTTTGCGGCACACTGTTTGTGTTCTGGAGAGAG ctgcgGGACAATGAGATCACCCCACGGGACACCACCATGACATTTACCTGTTTTGTGTTCTTTGACATGTTCAACGCTCTCAGTTCTCGATCACAG ACACGGATGGTGCACGAGATGGGCTTATGCAGTAACAGGATGTTCTGCTATGCTGTTCTGGGCTCCATCATGGGCCAACTCCTAGTCATCTACTTCCCTCCGCTACAGAAGGTCTTTCAAACCGAGAGCCTCAGCATTTTAG ATCTGCTGTTCCTGGTGGGCCTCACGTCCTCTGTGTGCGTGGTGTCGGAGGTCATAAAGAAATTAGAGAGACTCAGGGGTGGAGAAAAGATGGCCGACACTGATGATTTCCATGATGTATGA
- the LOC122360694 gene encoding uncharacterized protein LOC122360694, with protein MLVFLLIASMFRQGLAVVSYGDNFITVFPENIGFFYPSPTTNRLRVTTLHDNTNIKAFYNNVLKIYQIPMSGQTLSIVFPKSAEVNQLGPSTLSVRITSDKDITVVSISSQMGSTQTYVVQPTVNLGTNYLIPLLDYPDYLQSFNLPTLVSTTIRYSSYKLLIINAVDSQNSVTIVKKTPGAGDETFSIDPYQLVQLQTNGSIVRVKSSKEVAVILTHPCVETENCNCNMVMNQILPTEFYGRRFILPSIFNVAETKLLMLSENASALFYAGNQLQVSASTLLPFTDLQKSQLLNSTGPASLRLFSPGLIVELIPENRFSACYLLQLSTENGKALVIAETNSKDDVHTNRGLLSASDWTEVAGTIYSSVIVTIPDKFATIWHPTSRIAVYMLEYISAKVIFASPAIPINTKPDLHGCVLIPGAFAIGKDPLNWKKSREYCMNNGNQFACPITEAVQKDMADNLTKEDGDGWIGLRRSLLTTDWYWQEEYDTPISVNYLHWDYKQPLDLLKGFCTSVSLDPKNNFKWRSARCCDKKKPVCYKRPAYLNPLGTINSINFV; from the exons ATGCTTGTTTTCCTGCTGATCGCATCAATGTTTCGCCAAG GTCTTGCAGTAGTGAGCTACGGAGACAACTTTATCACTGTCTTTCCCGAGAACATTGGTTTCTTTTATCCATCTCCTACCACGAACCGTCTAAGAGTCACGACCCTTCATGACAACACCAACATCAAAGCCTTCTACAATAACGTGCTGAAAATTTATCAAATTCCAATGTCAGGGCAAACCTTAAGTATTGTGTTTCCAAAGTCGGCTGAAGTAAATCAACTAGGCCCCTCGACTTTATCTGTCAGAATTACCAGTGACAAAGACATCACAGTGGTTTCTATAAGTTCCCAGATGGGCAGCACTCAGACCTATGTCGTCCAGCCAACTGTAAATCTTGGCACAAACTATTTGATCCCTTTGCTGGATTACCCAGACTATCTTCAATCTTTCAACCTACCTACGCTTGTCAGTACAACCATAAGATACAGCTCATACAAGTTACTCATTATCAACGCAGTGGACAGTCAAAACAGCGTCACTATAGTCAAGAAAACGCCAGGTGCTGGCGACGAGACGTTCAGTATCGATCCCTACCAGCTGGTCCAGCTTCAGACCAACGGTTCTATTGTGAGGGTCAAATCGAGCAAAGAAGTCGCTGTGATATTGACTCACCCCTGTGTAGAGACCGAGAACTGTAATTGTAACATGGTAATGAATCAGATTCTTCCCACGGAGTTTTACGGTCGGAGATTCATCTTGCCTTCCATCTTCAACGTGGCCGAGACCAAGTTACTCATGCTGTCAGAAAACGCGTCCGCGCTATTTTACGCTGGTAACCAATTACAGGTTTCTGCCTCGACGCTTCTGCCATTTACAGACCTGCAGAAATCCCAGCTGCTTAATTCTACGGGGCCAGCGTCCCTCAGACTTTTCAGTCCGGGCCTCATTGTGGAGCTGATCCCAGAAAACAGGTTCTCTGCTTGCTACCTGCTGCAGCTTTCTACCGAAAATGGCAAGGCTTTGGTGATCGCTGAAACAAACAGTAAAGATGATGTGCACACAAACAGAGGTTTGCTCTCGGCATCTGACTGGACCGAAGTCGCTGGCACAATCTACTCTTCGGTTATTGTAACTATACCTGATAAATTTGCCACAATCTGGCATCCAACATCAAGGATTGCCGTTTATATGCTGGAATATATATCTGCAAAAGTAATATTCGCAAGTCCGGCTATACCAATCAATACAAAACCAG ATCTTCATGGCTGTGTGTTGATTCCGGGAGCATTTGCGATTGGAAAAGACCCTCTGAATTGGAAGAAGTCTCGCGAGTATTGCATGAATAATGGAAATCAGTTTGCCTGTCCTATAACTGAAGCTGTCCAAAAAGACATGGCTGATAACCTGACCAAGGAGGATGGGGACGGCTGGATCGGTCTCCGTCGCAGTTTGCTAACTACAGACTGGTATTGGCAGGAGGAGTATGATACCCCAATCTCTGTCAATTACCTCCACTGGGACTACAAGCAACCGCTGGACCTTTTGAAGGGCTTTTGCACTTCAGTGTCCCTTGAccctaaaaataatttcaaatggCGAAGTGCACGCTGCTGTGATAAAAAGAAGCCTGTCTGCTACAAAAGGCCAGCGTATCTCAATCCCTTAGGCACTATTAATAGTATCAATTTTGTTTAG